A stretch of Sulfurimonas xiamenensis DNA encodes these proteins:
- a CDS encoding YihY/virulence factor BrkB family protein has product MPTIKSKISRLYRHIKFFATIFVDKDLTFYAASLSFYTIFTLIPLLLIVLTLFTSLPSFSEHYEKIEEFIFSNLMPVNSETLMSHINSFLENSVEMSMISFVIVIISSLLFFQNFEYIANKIFHAKKRGFWDSVTTFWTLLTLTPIGLGASFYITGYVASLMASTEYISDINILPYVPYVIIWALFFLIFQIVANTKVNVKAALISSFITSAVFSIAKNSFIYYVFYNKSYATIYGSFSIVMFLFLWIYVSWIVFVYGLKLCYMIHRVYEKSAAKQQQKPDENSVEYSSN; this is encoded by the coding sequence ATGCCAACTATAAAAAGTAAGATAAGCAGACTTTATCGACATATAAAGTTTTTTGCAACAATTTTTGTAGATAAAGATCTTACTTTTTATGCGGCAAGTCTTAGTTTTTACACTATTTTTACACTTATTCCTCTTCTTTTGATAGTTCTTACTCTATTTACTTCATTGCCAAGTTTTTCGGAGCATTATGAAAAGATTGAGGAGTTTATATTTTCAAATCTGATGCCTGTAAATTCTGAAACTCTGATGAGCCATATCAACTCTTTTTTAGAAAATTCTGTTGAGATGAGTATGATAAGTTTTGTTATAGTTATCATCTCATCGCTTCTCTTTTTTCAAAATTTTGAGTATATTGCAAATAAGATTTTTCATGCAAAAAAAAGAGGTTTTTGGGATAGCGTTACAACATTTTGGACGCTTTTGACGCTGACTCCTATCGGACTTGGAGCTTCATTTTATATAACCGGCTATGTCGCCTCTTTGATGGCAAGCACGGAGTATATATCTGATATAAATATTCTTCCTTATGTTCCTTATGTTATTATTTGGGCGCTATTTTTTCTAATATTTCAAATTGTTGCAAATACAAAAGTGAATGTAAAAGCTGCTCTTATCAGCTCATTTATCACCTCTGCTGTTTTTAGTATTGCAAAAAACAGTTTTATCTATTATGTTTTTTATAACAAATCATATGCAACAATATATGGCTCGTTTTCTATTGTTATGTTTCTGTTTTTGTGGATTTATGTTTCGTGGATAGTGTTTGTTTACGGTTTGAAACTATGCTACATGATACATAGAGTATATGAAAAGAGTGCAGCAAAACAGCAGCAAAAACCAGATGAGAATTCTGTAGAATATAGCTCCAACTGA
- a CDS encoding ComEC/Rec2 family competence protein — translation MIERVSLFNKKRDFFIFFLISFAIFLFSLLLEYKNYKEFTIFDSALVKATVLKQYLKAKNGRTYQVLKLKNEDGLTFYTTAKKSLHNIKNNEIELEIWPKDLNFYKYLTTFYAPSKIIKIENKKSIKQKLNAHISSSHKDANIANIYHALYTATPLEWELQKTFSYLGVSHLLAISGFHLGVLSALLFFFIRPVYAFAQDRFFPYTNAKRDIFFITAILLFAYMLFLDSPPSLIRAFGMLLAGFILYDRGIKIVSMQTLFLTLLLLLAFFPRLCFSLGFWLSASGVFYIFLFLIHFKNLNKIWQFILLPLWVYLLMLPFSLAIFGNFSLYHPLSILWTILFTLFYPLSILLHIVGFGDFFDPALIWLLKLNKEGILIKLDLFLFLSYLAISVGAIFYRILIWFLLLFCCTLFIYSMYHVA, via the coding sequence ATGATAGAAAGAGTCTCGCTTTTTAACAAGAAAAGAGACTTTTTCATCTTCTTCCTAATCTCTTTTGCCATTTTTCTTTTTTCACTTCTGCTAGAATATAAAAACTATAAAGAGTTTACTATATTTGACTCAGCGCTTGTAAAAGCGACTGTTTTAAAACAATACCTCAAAGCAAAAAACGGCAGAACCTATCAAGTGTTAAAACTTAAAAACGAAGATGGTCTTACTTTTTATACAACTGCCAAAAAATCGCTTCATAATATAAAAAACAACGAAATAGAGCTTGAAATATGGCCAAAGGATTTAAATTTCTACAAATACCTTACGACATTTTACGCTCCTAGTAAAATTATAAAGATAGAAAATAAAAAGAGTATAAAACAGAAACTAAACGCACACATCTCCTCTTCACATAAAGATGCAAATATTGCAAATATCTATCATGCTCTCTATACTGCAACCCCTTTGGAGTGGGAGCTGCAAAAAACATTCTCTTATCTTGGTGTTTCGCATCTGCTGGCTATCAGCGGTTTTCATCTTGGGGTATTGAGCGCTCTGCTCTTTTTTTTCATCCGTCCTGTTTATGCTTTTGCTCAAGATAGATTTTTTCCATATACAAATGCAAAACGAGATATCTTTTTTATTACAGCCATACTGCTTTTTGCATATATGCTCTTTTTAGATTCGCCGCCCTCGCTTATCCGTGCTTTTGGGATGCTTTTGGCAGGGTTTATTCTTTATGACAGAGGGATTAAAATAGTTTCGATGCAGACGCTGTTTTTAACACTTTTACTACTTTTGGCTTTTTTCCCGCGTCTCTGTTTTTCTCTTGGTTTTTGGCTCTCAGCAAGCGGAGTTTTTTATATATTTCTCTTTTTAATTCACTTTAAAAATTTAAACAAAATATGGCAATTTATACTTCTGCCCCTCTGGGTCTATCTATTAATGCTGCCTTTTTCACTAGCCATCTTTGGAAACTTCAGTCTCTATCATCCGCTCTCAATCCTCTGGACAATACTTTTTACGCTCTTTTATCCGCTGAGTATCCTGCTTCATATAGTTGGTTTTGGAGATTTTTTTGACCCTGCGCTTATTTGGCTTTTAAAACTAAACAAAGAGGGTATTTTAATAAAACTGGATCTATTTTTGTTTTTATCTTATCTTGCTATCTCAGTTGGAGCTATATTCTACAGAATTCTCATCTGGTTTTTGCTGCTGTTTTGCTGCACTCTTTTCATATACTCTATGTATCATGTAGCATAG
- a CDS encoding replicative DNA helicase, protein MQENLYNLAFERSILSSIVFEPSQFDELSVVLKKDDFYLPAHQDIFGVMLLLLQKDQPIDEEFIKKELIRIKKFDESVMLEILSANPISNTKAYVDEIKDKSLKRHLLTLTTEIKRVTVEEELPSAEVIDIVEKKLYEITRDNQTNDFKDSPKITFDTMEYIKEMKARGNNVLVGVDTGFHELNKMTTGFGKGDLVIVAARPAMGKTSFILNTVNSLITKGKGVAFFSLEMPAEQLMLRLLSIQTSIPLQKLRVGDMSDDQWSSLNGAIDKMNNAKLFVDDQGSININQLRSKLRKLKNQHPEIEIAVIDYLQIMQGIGNQDRHLQVSDISRGLKMLARELNMPIVALSQLNRGLESRNDKRPMLSDIRESGSIEQDADIILFVYRDDVYLYKEEKEREKAAKAEGKEFTPTYIEKEEEDAEIIIGKQRNGPTGHVKLVFQKKLTRFVDSPGYAKAIETVYENVDTRSANIDVGNDTISMPPL, encoded by the coding sequence ATGCAGGAAAATTTATATAATTTAGCTTTTGAGCGAAGCATCTTAAGTTCAATAGTTTTTGAACCAAGCCAGTTTGATGAGCTTAGCGTCGTGTTAAAAAAGGATGATTTTTATCTTCCCGCACACCAAGATATATTTGGCGTTATGCTGCTTCTTTTACAAAAAGATCAACCAATAGATGAAGAGTTTATAAAAAAAGAGCTTATCAGAATAAAAAAATTTGACGAAAGCGTTATGCTTGAGATTCTCTCAGCTAACCCCATCTCAAACACAAAAGCCTATGTGGATGAGATAAAAGACAAATCGCTAAAACGCCATCTTTTAACGCTTACAACAGAAATCAAAAGAGTCACAGTAGAAGAGGAACTACCAAGTGCCGAGGTTATAGACATAGTTGAGAAGAAGCTATATGAAATAACACGGGACAATCAAACAAATGACTTCAAAGACTCCCCAAAAATAACCTTTGACACTATGGAGTATATAAAAGAGATGAAAGCTCGCGGCAACAATGTCTTAGTCGGCGTTGATACCGGATTTCATGAACTTAACAAAATGACAACAGGCTTTGGAAAAGGGGACTTGGTTATCGTGGCGGCTAGGCCAGCGATGGGAAAAACTTCTTTTATACTAAACACTGTAAACAGCCTTATTACAAAGGGAAAAGGTGTCGCGTTTTTTTCACTTGAGATGCCTGCAGAACAGCTTATGCTGCGTCTTTTATCCATTCAAACATCCATTCCTCTTCAAAAGCTTCGTGTAGGAGATATGAGTGATGATCAGTGGAGTTCGCTCAACGGTGCCATAGACAAAATGAACAATGCAAAACTTTTTGTAGATGATCAAGGAAGCATAAACATAAACCAGCTCCGCTCAAAACTGCGAAAACTCAAAAATCAGCATCCCGAGATAGAGATAGCGGTCATCGACTACCTCCAGATTATGCAGGGTATTGGAAATCAGGATAGACACCTTCAAGTCTCAGATATCTCCCGCGGACTCAAAATGCTCGCCAGAGAGTTAAATATGCCGATTGTTGCGCTCTCTCAGCTAAACCGCGGACTTGAATCCAGAAACGATAAAAGACCGATGCTTAGCGACATCCGTGAATCTGGCTCGATTGAACAAGATGCCGATATTATCCTCTTTGTATACCGCGACGATGTCTATCTTTACAAAGAAGAAAAAGAGCGAGAAAAAGCTGCTAAAGCCGAAGGAAAAGAGTTTACTCCAACTTATATTGAAAAAGAGGAAGAGGACGCTGAAATCATTATTGGCAAGCAGAGAAATGGTCCGACTGGACATGTAAAACTGGTTTTTCAGAAAAAACTCACCCGTTTTGTTGATTCTCCTGGTTATGCAAAAGCTATAGAAACCGTTTATGAAAATGTAGATACCCGCTCTGCAAATATTGATGTCGGAAACGATACTATTTCAATGCCGCCGCTTTAA
- the ispG gene encoding flavodoxin-dependent (E)-4-hydroxy-3-methylbut-2-enyl-diphosphate synthase: protein MIKRYPTKKIYVGSVAVGGDAPISVQSMTFSKTSDVTSTVEQIKRLHFAGCDIVRVAVPQMEDALALKSIKEQISLPLVADIHFNHRLALVAAEVVECIRINPGNIGSKERVKEVVKACQARNIPIRIGVNSGSLEKEFLNRYGQTAEAMVASAEYNIKYLEDLGFNEIKISLKASDVERTVDAYRMLRPKNNYPFHLGVTEAGTLFHATVKSAIGLGSLLLDGIGDTMRVSITGELEEEIKVARAILKDSGAAKDGLNIISCPTCGRIEADLVSAVGEIEERTAHIKAPLNVSVMGCVVNAIGEAAHADVAIAYGKGKGLIMVKGEVVANLDESELVDRFVAEVEKMASEFQ from the coding sequence ATGATAAAAAGATATCCAACCAAAAAAATATATGTCGGCAGTGTAGCAGTAGGCGGTGATGCACCTATCTCTGTGCAGTCAATGACATTTTCAAAAACTTCTGATGTTACATCTACGGTTGAGCAGATAAAACGCTTGCACTTTGCAGGGTGTGATATCGTTCGTGTGGCAGTTCCGCAAATGGAAGATGCTCTTGCGCTTAAATCCATCAAAGAGCAGATTTCGCTTCCGCTTGTAGCAGATATTCACTTTAACCATCGTCTTGCCCTTGTAGCAGCGGAAGTTGTAGAGTGTATCCGTATAAATCCTGGCAATATCGGCTCCAAAGAGCGTGTAAAAGAGGTGGTAAAAGCGTGTCAGGCGCGCAATATTCCTATCCGCATAGGCGTAAACTCGGGAAGTTTGGAAAAAGAGTTTTTAAACAGATACGGACAGACTGCAGAGGCAATGGTGGCTTCAGCTGAGTACAACATAAAATATCTTGAAGATTTAGGATTTAATGAGATCAAAATCTCTCTTAAAGCAAGCGATGTTGAGAGAACGGTTGATGCATACAGAATGCTCCGCCCAAAAAACAACTACCCGTTTCATCTTGGAGTCACAGAAGCCGGAACGCTTTTTCATGCAACCGTTAAAAGTGCTATCGGACTTGGTTCACTTCTGCTTGATGGCATCGGCGATACCATGAGAGTAAGTATCACAGGAGAGCTTGAAGAGGAGATCAAAGTTGCGCGTGCCATTTTAAAAGACAGCGGAGCAGCAAAAGATGGCTTAAATATCATCTCATGCCCGACATGCGGACGCATAGAAGCGGATCTGGTAAGCGCCGTCGGTGAGATAGAGGAAAGAACTGCACACATCAAAGCGCCTTTAAATGTTTCTGTAATGGGATGTGTCGTTAATGCCATAGGCGAAGCTGCGCATGCCGATGTAGCTATTGCTTACGGTAAAGGCAAAGGGCTTATTATGGTAAAAGGCGAAGTGGTTGCAAACCTTGATGAGAGCGAACTTGTGGACAGATTTGTAGCCGAAGTAGAAAAAATGGCAAGTGAATTTCAGTAA
- a CDS encoding TonB-dependent receptor produces MYKKIIPLSLTVVAVLNASEIQLPKISIESTTITEVSQEAQLSADLAQALSSSVPSIDMNRRSGIANDIYIRGQKRDNISVDVDGTKIFGACPNRMDPPTSHIVTSQIEDIEVIEGPYDVENFGTLSGGLKITTKEPTKDLSGEVTFGVGSWNYRKVGATVSGGNDFIRVLISGSSESSDQYEDGDGNTLAEQTNLKATTPFKYQSQYEDMEAYKKKSLMAKAYITVTDDQELRLSMTNNRSDDVLYPNSKMDAAYDYSNIYSIAYDVQNISDIYKNLNLKYYYSDVDHPMDTRYRNTAATNGWYRTNHLKTTMQGLKLKNSFDVYGYNLLFGLDGSRRTWEGKYYNTTVATGAVIPASISTSLTHTETENMAAFAKVEKTFGDFDIEAGARLDDTEITPDDVSKRKRDYDAISANLLTTYNLNETNKIFLGVGQASRVPDPRELYLVSPSGNEDLEQTTNTEVDLGYELNNNMMNFKVKAFYSMLEDYIYFNKTANTFNNIDATVYGAELSTSIYATDALTVDMKASYKVGEKDDVAPGADEDLADIAPLRGDIALNYEYMTNSVATLEVQASDKWDDFDADSGEQELDSWAIVNLKVKHAVNKNFDFTLGVNNLFDETYALSNTYADLILLTTGSTDTMLLNEPGRYIYTNLTFKF; encoded by the coding sequence ATGTATAAAAAAATAATTCCATTATCATTAACTGTTGTTGCTGTTTTAAATGCAAGTGAGATACAACTCCCTAAAATCAGTATAGAATCAACAACAATAACAGAGGTTAGCCAGGAAGCTCAACTATCTGCTGATTTAGCACAAGCGCTAAGTTCAAGTGTACCAAGCATCGATATGAACCGTCGTAGCGGAATCGCGAACGATATATACATCCGCGGTCAAAAAAGAGACAATATCTCTGTTGATGTTGACGGCACAAAAATTTTTGGTGCATGTCCAAACAGAATGGACCCACCGACATCTCATATCGTAACAAGTCAGATTGAGGATATTGAGGTTATTGAAGGGCCTTATGATGTTGAAAACTTTGGAACACTTAGCGGCGGACTTAAAATAACAACAAAAGAGCCTACAAAAGATTTAAGCGGTGAGGTTACATTTGGTGTTGGAAGCTGGAACTACAGAAAAGTAGGCGCTACTGTTAGCGGCGGAAATGACTTTATCAGAGTTTTAATAAGCGGGTCAAGCGAATCAAGCGATCAGTATGAAGATGGTGACGGAAATACTTTGGCAGAACAAACAAACTTAAAAGCTACTACGCCTTTTAAGTACCAAAGTCAATATGAAGATATGGAAGCGTATAAGAAAAAATCTCTTATGGCAAAAGCATATATAACTGTTACTGATGATCAGGAACTCCGTTTAAGCATGACAAACAATAGAAGTGATGATGTACTCTATCCAAACTCTAAAATGGATGCTGCATATGACTACTCAAATATCTACAGTATAGCTTACGATGTACAAAACATCAGCGATATTTACAAAAATCTCAATCTAAAATACTACTACTCAGATGTTGACCATCCTATGGATACAAGATACAGAAATACAGCTGCTACTAATGGCTGGTACAGAACAAACCACTTAAAAACAACTATGCAGGGGCTAAAACTAAAAAACAGCTTCGATGTATATGGATACAATCTTCTATTTGGACTTGATGGAAGCAGAAGAACATGGGAAGGGAAGTATTACAATACTACTGTGGCAACTGGAGCTGTTATTCCAGCATCAATTTCAACTAGTTTAACACATACTGAAACTGAAAATATGGCTGCTTTTGCAAAAGTTGAAAAAACATTCGGTGATTTTGATATTGAAGCCGGTGCAAGACTTGATGATACGGAGATTACACCTGATGATGTGTCAAAAAGAAAAAGAGACTATGATGCAATTAGTGCAAATCTACTCACTACATATAACCTCAATGAAACAAATAAAATCTTCTTAGGTGTTGGTCAGGCAAGTCGTGTTCCGGATCCAAGAGAGCTTTATCTTGTAAGTCCTTCAGGAAATGAAGACTTAGAGCAAACAACAAACACAGAAGTAGATTTAGGATATGAGCTAAATAACAATATGATGAACTTTAAAGTCAAAGCATTCTACTCTATGTTGGAAGACTATATCTATTTTAATAAAACTGCAAACACTTTCAATAATATCGATGCAACTGTATATGGAGCAGAGTTAAGCACATCCATCTATGCTACAGATGCACTTACTGTTGATATGAAAGCATCATATAAAGTCGGTGAAAAAGATGATGTGGCACCTGGTGCAGATGAGGACTTGGCAGATATCGCACCTCTAAGAGGAGATATTGCTCTAAACTATGAGTATATGACAAACTCTGTAGCTACGCTTGAAGTACAAGCTTCTGACAAATGGGATGATTTTGATGCAGACAGCGGCGAGCAAGAGCTTGATTCATGGGCGATTGTAAACCTAAAGGTAAAACATGCAGTAAACAAAAACTTTGATTTTACACTGGGCGTAAACAATCTTTTTGATGAAACATATGCTCTCTCAAACACATATGCAGATTTAATTCTTCTTACTACTGGCTCAACAGATACAATGCTTCTTAACGAACCTGGAAGATATATCTACACAAACCTCACTTTTAAATTTTAA
- a CDS encoding agmatine deiminase family protein: MRRLIAEFEEQSFTQIIFPHAKSDWAEYLEEAQNTFINIINAIIKYQKCLVVCDNIESVKKRFSPNANLYFTEYETNDTWARDCSALCVQDGSDIKLLDFTFTGWGGKFEASKDNAMTQSLKECYDKEVVKADLILEGGGVESNGVDTILTTSECMLNKNRNAALSKELMTQKLQKLFGMSKILYLNHGYLAGDDTDSHIDTLARFVDEKTIMYVKCEDKSDEHFKELKLMEDELKAYAREYNFKLIALPMSDACYFEGERLPATYANFLFVNRAVLVPIYGVKQDAEALEIFKKTFPTKEIVGVDCFTLIKQHGSLHCVTMNFASGVTLAC; this comes from the coding sequence ATGAGACGACTAATTGCAGAGTTTGAAGAGCAGAGTTTTACACAAATAATATTTCCACATGCAAAGAGTGATTGGGCAGAGTATCTGGAGGAAGCTCAGAATACTTTTATAAATATCATCAATGCAATTATCAAGTATCAAAAATGTCTTGTGGTTTGCGATAATATAGAGAGTGTAAAAAAAAGATTTTCTCCCAATGCAAACCTCTACTTTACAGAGTATGAAACAAATGACACATGGGCAAGAGACTGCTCTGCTCTTTGTGTTCAAGACGGCTCAGACATAAAACTTCTTGACTTTACCTTTACAGGCTGGGGCGGCAAATTTGAAGCTTCTAAAGACAATGCGATGACTCAGAGTTTAAAAGAGTGCTACGATAAAGAGGTCGTAAAGGCAGATCTGATTTTAGAGGGCGGCGGCGTTGAGAGTAACGGAGTTGATACTATCCTTACGACATCTGAGTGCATGTTAAATAAAAACAGAAATGCAGCTCTCTCAAAAGAGCTGATGACGCAAAAACTTCAAAAGCTGTTTGGAATGAGCAAAATTTTATATCTTAACCATGGCTATCTGGCAGGGGATGATACCGATTCACACATTGATACTTTGGCAAGATTTGTAGATGAAAAAACGATTATGTATGTTAAATGTGAAGATAAGAGCGATGAACATTTCAAAGAGTTAAAACTTATGGAAGATGAGCTAAAAGCGTACGCTCGTGAGTATAATTTTAAACTTATCGCACTTCCAATGAGCGATGCTTGTTATTTTGAGGGGGAGAGACTGCCGGCTACTTATGCAAACTTTCTATTTGTAAACCGCGCTGTTTTAGTTCCGATTTACGGAGTGAAACAGGATGCAGAAGCACTAGAAATTTTTAAAAAAACTTTTCCGACAAAAGAGATAGTCGGAGTTGACTGCTTCACTCTTATAAAACAGCATGGCTCACTTCACTGTGTTACTATGAACTTCGCTAGCGGAGTTACTCTGGCTTGCTGA
- a CDS encoding alanine racemase, which translates to MAYITLNKNNFFNNLDIIANRTKSVDKIALVLKDNAYGHGILETASMAQEYGIKKAVVCSCKEAQSVERFFDYILVLGEIPTFKSDKVRYTINDINSIEKFPQGTKVELKIDSGMHRNGIAIDEIESAFLKIKEAKLFLEALFTHHRSADELTSEWFWQKENFKIAKQKAALLAKEFGFDALRFHSSNSAALFRESDFDEDMARVGIAAYGCMELPKALHVEGFKPILSLFAKKISSRKLNRGDRVGYGGDGEIVKECVVGNYDVGYGDGFLRVCAENGYKTPQGIELLGRISMDNSSFLSNEKTILVFDDARVASKYAKTISYELLASLKPSIKREVL; encoded by the coding sequence ATGGCTTACATAACTTTAAATAAAAACAATTTTTTTAATAATCTCGACATTATTGCAAATCGTACCAAAAGTGTAGATAAAATTGCTCTTGTTTTAAAAGACAACGCATATGGGCATGGCATTTTGGAGACAGCTTCCATGGCACAAGAGTATGGTATCAAAAAAGCAGTTGTTTGTTCATGCAAAGAGGCACAAAGTGTAGAGAGGTTTTTTGATTATATCTTGGTTTTAGGCGAAATACCAACTTTTAAAAGTGATAAAGTAAGATATACAATCAATGATATAAACAGCATAGAGAAGTTTCCTCAAGGTACGAAAGTGGAGTTGAAAATTGATTCGGGAATGCACCGAAACGGCATAGCTATAGATGAGATAGAGAGTGCATTTTTAAAAATCAAAGAGGCAAAACTTTTTTTGGAGGCTCTCTTTACACATCACAGAAGTGCGGATGAGCTTACAAGCGAATGGTTTTGGCAAAAAGAGAATTTTAAAATAGCAAAGCAAAAAGCTGCCTTATTGGCAAAAGAGTTTGGTTTTGATGCACTTCGGTTTCACTCATCAAACTCTGCCGCACTCTTTAGGGAATCGGATTTTGATGAAGATATGGCAAGAGTGGGCATTGCTGCTTATGGATGTATGGAACTTCCAAAAGCTCTTCATGTTGAGGGCTTTAAGCCTATTTTGTCTCTTTTTGCAAAAAAAATCTCATCAAGAAAGTTAAACAGGGGTGATAGAGTCGGTTACGGCGGTGACGGAGAGATTGTAAAAGAGTGTGTTGTTGGTAACTATGATGTTGGTTACGGTGACGGATTTTTAAGAGTTTGTGCAGAAAATGGTTATAAAACTCCACAGGGTATAGAACTCCTCGGCAGAATCTCTATGGATAACAGCTCATTTTTAAGCAATGAGAAGACTATTTTGGTTTTTGACGATGCCAGAGTTGCGTCAAAGTATGCCAAAACTATAAGTTATGAACTTTTAGCATCTCTAAAACCCTCTATTAAAAGAGAGGTGCTATAG